A stretch of the Argentina anserina chromosome 6, drPotAnse1.1, whole genome shotgun sequence genome encodes the following:
- the LOC126799478 gene encoding Golgi SNAP receptor complex member 1-1, with protein sequence MEVPSSWDALRKQARKLEAQLDEQMNSYRRFVSAKGSVKFEADNDLESGIERLLKQLQQVNLQMQAWVSAGGSEMVSHTLTRHQEILQDLTQEFYRLRSSLRAKQDHASLLEDFREFDRTRVDLEAGDSAENALLKEHASVSRSTGQMDTVISQAQATLGALALQRSTFGGINSKLSNIGSRLPTVSHILSAIKRKKSMDTIILSLVASMCTFLIFIYWLTK encoded by the exons ATGGAAGTTCCGAGCTCATGGGACGCGCTTCGCAAGCAG GCGAGGAAGCTTGAAGCTCAGTTGGATGAACAGATGAATTCTTATCGTAGGTTTGTCTCCGCAAAGGGTTCTGTCAAATTTGAAGCTGACAATGATCTTGAATCTGGGATAGAGCGACTATTAAAGCAACTCCAACAAGTAAATTTACAAATGCAAGCATGGGTATCAGCAGGAGGATCAGAAATGGTTTCTCATACCTTGACTAGACATCAAGAGATTCTTCAAGATCTCACTCAG GAATTTTATCGTCTGCGCTCCAGCCTTAGAGCTAAGCAGGATCACGCTTCATTGCTCGAGGATTTTAGGGAATTTGATCGAACAAGAGTAGATTTGGAAGCTGGAGATTCTGCAGAAAATGCTCTCCTGAAAGAACATGCTTCTGTTAGCCGGAGTACGGGACAG ATGGATACTGTAATCTCTCAAGCTCAAGCAACTCTAGGTGCACTTGCCCTTCAACGTTCAACGTTTGGCGGCATCAATTCAAAGCTCAGCAATATCGGCAGCCGCCTTCCAACG GTAAGTCATATCCTCTCAGCAATAAAGCGTAAAAAGTCTATGGATACCATCATTCT